A single window of Granulibacter bethesdensis DNA harbors:
- a CDS encoding glycosyltransferase, translating to MRQILIFRHNLFRVSEPFVTEPAEALTRYRPLYMGWLRYGEAPSGAESIVLGRCAGTRPSAAVGWQMLSRDPGPYLRRLGEYRPSLIHAHFGVDGSYALPLARRLGVKLVTTFHGFDATLSLAGLMTSPPWAWYALMRHRLAREGALFLCASAFIRRKVLALGFPAERTRVHYIGVDCAGITPRAPEEETRTILHVARLVEVKGTASLLRAFARLNGRHEDVRLDIIGQGPLLPGLRDLARVLGVEARVRFLGAWPHEAVLHHMRQAAMLVQPSVRTRNGREEGLGMVLLEAAASGVPAIGSLSGGIPEAVRDGGTGFLTPERDVEALARRMNDLLDDDTLRRRMGHAARRMAEQEFDRQRQTARLETLYDSVLDHAG from the coding sequence ATGCGTCAGATCCTGATTTTCCGCCATAACCTGTTCCGTGTTTCGGAGCCGTTCGTCACCGAACCGGCTGAAGCGTTGACGCGCTATCGCCCGCTTTACATGGGGTGGCTGCGCTATGGGGAGGCCCCGTCGGGGGCGGAGTCCATTGTGCTGGGGCGTTGTGCCGGTACGCGTCCTTCTGCTGCGGTAGGCTGGCAGATGCTGTCCCGCGATCCCGGCCCCTATCTGCGCCGGTTGGGTGAGTACAGGCCGTCGCTGATCCATGCCCATTTCGGAGTTGATGGCAGCTATGCCCTGCCGCTGGCCAGGCGGCTCGGTGTGAAGCTGGTCACGACATTTCATGGGTTTGATGCGACCCTGTCTCTGGCAGGGCTGATGACCTCTCCCCCCTGGGCCTGGTATGCGTTGATGCGGCACAGGTTGGCGCGGGAGGGCGCGTTGTTCCTCTGTGCCTCCGCGTTTATTCGCCGGAAAGTGCTGGCGCTGGGTTTCCCTGCTGAGCGCACGCGGGTTCACTATATCGGCGTGGATTGTGCCGGAATCACGCCTCGTGCGCCGGAGGAGGAGACCAGAACCATCCTGCATGTCGCCCGGCTGGTGGAAGTGAAGGGCACCGCTTCTCTGCTCCGCGCTTTTGCCCGCCTGAATGGCCGGCATGAGGATGTCAGGCTGGATATTATCGGGCAGGGTCCGTTGCTGCCCGGGTTGCGTGATCTGGCGCGTGTGCTGGGCGTTGAAGCGCGGGTGCGGTTTCTCGGTGCATGGCCGCATGAGGCTGTTCTGCACCATATGCGACAGGCGGCGATGCTGGTGCAGCCGAGCGTGCGCACCCGCAACGGCAGGGAGGAAGGGTTAGGCATGGTCCTGCTGGAAGCCGCGGCAAGCGGTGTTCCCGCGATCGGATCGCTCAGTGGCGGTATACCGGAAGCCGTCCGGGATGGGGGAACCGGTTTTCTGACACCGGAGCGGGATGTGGAGGCGCTGGCCCGCCGGATGAATGATCTGCTGGATGACGACACGCTTCGCCGGCGTATGGGCCATGCTGCCCGGCGCATGGCTGAGCAGGAATTCGACCGCCAGCGTCAGACGGCCCGTCTGGAAACCCTGTATGATTCGGTGCTCGACCATGCAGGCTGA
- a CDS encoding radical SAM protein, with translation MAKLPLSKKLKGLRSGLRFLGLVASSRYNPLLAQVVVTRRCNLACGYCNEYDTFSPPVPLPELLARIDHLAKLRTASITFTGGEPLLHPQLDEAIRAARRHGMIVTMITNGFRLTKAWIDRLNAAGLQGMQISIDNLEPDEVSMKSLHSVEKKLGLLAEHAQFKVNVNSVLGISDERTPDVIEVARTAAKYGLQHSVGVLHDHTGTLKPLSALQMAAYATVTKISPSLVHGLNYRLFQRNLMQGQPNQWKCRAGARYLYVTEDGRVHWCSQQRGYPAIPLLEYTREDLRREYHTPKSCAPTCTLSCVHQMSMFDGFRGAQTLPEPVPAAAE, from the coding sequence ATGGCAAAGCTTCCTCTGTCGAAGAAACTCAAGGGTCTCCGTTCGGGCCTGCGCTTTCTCGGTCTTGTTGCCAGCTCCCGTTATAATCCTTTGCTGGCGCAGGTGGTGGTAACACGGCGCTGCAACCTGGCCTGCGGATACTGTAACGAATACGATACGTTTTCTCCGCCCGTGCCGTTGCCGGAACTGCTGGCGCGGATTGATCATCTGGCGAAACTCCGCACAGCCTCCATCACGTTTACCGGAGGCGAGCCGCTGCTTCATCCGCAGTTGGATGAGGCCATCCGGGCGGCGCGGCGTCATGGCATGATCGTGACGATGATTACCAACGGGTTCCGTCTGACCAAAGCCTGGATCGACCGTCTGAATGCGGCTGGATTACAGGGTATGCAGATCAGCATCGACAATCTGGAACCGGATGAGGTGTCGATGAAAAGCCTGCATTCGGTGGAAAAGAAACTCGGATTGCTGGCGGAGCATGCGCAGTTCAAGGTCAACGTCAATTCGGTGCTGGGGATCAGTGATGAACGCACACCGGATGTGATCGAGGTTGCGCGCACCGCCGCCAAATATGGGCTGCAGCATTCTGTCGGTGTGCTGCACGATCATACCGGAACGCTGAAGCCGCTCAGTGCGCTCCAGATGGCGGCCTATGCGACGGTCACGAAAATCTCGCCGTCTCTGGTGCATGGCCTCAATTATCGGCTGTTTCAGCGGAACCTGATGCAGGGGCAGCCCAATCAATGGAAATGCCGCGCCGGCGCGCGTTACCTGTATGTGACTGAGGACGGGCGGGTACACTGGTGTTCACAGCAGCGGGGCTATCCGGCCATTCCGTTGCTGGAATACACGCGGGAGGATCTGCGGCGCGAATATCATACGCCCAAATCCTGCGCGCCGACCTGCACTTTATCCTGCGTTCATCAGATGAGCATGTTTGATGGCTTCCGTGGGGCGCAGACCTTGCCAGAGCCTGTTCCTGCGGCGGCTGAATAG
- a CDS encoding oligosaccharide flippase family protein, with protein MDNHRQHLARGFTWLGGAAIATRIMDIASTLIALMFLTKEQVGIAAMVIAAGMVIEALDGIGAAEALVQAPRISRTQYDSLFWFVMTAAAVIALLTWLLAMTGGALYGIDGIVGYFAAVALKQPLVAGAVIPLAQMNRGLQYERIAVVGLAGTFGGALTRAGLAVCGAGSWALVAAYTISGACILTASLIAHPFRPRLRFRFITIRFLLRFGIRSASASLLDQVFRNIDFLLVGGLYGPVSLALYRVAFDVAMEPAMAVSQLIKRATLPVFSRMAHTPQALQEGVTWALRRVLMLVTPITIGLILAAHPLLALLKDGHGGSYADAALPLQLLTGAALLRVMLELMFPLMLATGQPGMAAKLSATTLTLLSLGILWAGLVLPPEQGVIAAAASWLAIYPCALLWASRYVHRRWGWSPWIWLHTMRGSVERAAILVLIVIGLETLTGTAPPMLRLVMIAAIITIGSVLPLSQRKKEPSST; from the coding sequence ATGGATAACCACCGGCAGCATCTGGCCCGTGGCTTCACCTGGCTGGGCGGAGCCGCCATCGCCACCAGAATCATGGACATTGCCAGCACGCTGATCGCCCTGATGTTTCTGACCAAGGAGCAGGTCGGCATCGCCGCCATGGTGATCGCCGCCGGCATGGTGATCGAAGCGCTGGACGGGATCGGCGCTGCCGAGGCGCTGGTACAGGCCCCCCGTATCAGCCGCACCCAGTATGACAGCCTGTTCTGGTTCGTCATGACCGCCGCCGCGGTAATCGCCCTTCTGACATGGCTGCTGGCCATGACTGGCGGCGCGCTGTACGGGATTGACGGCATTGTGGGATATTTCGCGGCGGTCGCGCTGAAACAGCCTCTGGTGGCCGGAGCGGTCATTCCATTGGCACAGATGAACCGGGGCTTGCAGTATGAACGCATTGCCGTCGTCGGACTGGCAGGCACATTCGGCGGCGCCCTCACCCGCGCCGGGCTGGCGGTCTGCGGGGCCGGAAGCTGGGCGCTTGTGGCGGCCTATACGATCAGCGGCGCATGCATTCTGACAGCATCCCTCATTGCGCACCCCTTCCGGCCGCGTCTGCGCTTCCGGTTCATCACCATCCGTTTTCTGCTGCGTTTCGGTATCCGCTCGGCCTCGGCCAGCCTGCTCGATCAGGTGTTCCGCAATATCGATTTCCTGCTGGTGGGCGGATTATATGGCCCGGTATCGCTGGCCCTTTACCGGGTTGCCTTCGATGTAGCGATGGAACCGGCCATGGCCGTCAGCCAGTTGATCAAGCGTGCGACCCTGCCGGTTTTTTCCCGCATGGCGCATACGCCACAAGCGCTTCAGGAAGGGGTTACCTGGGCCCTGCGCCGCGTGCTGATGCTGGTCACGCCGATCACGATCGGACTGATCCTTGCAGCCCATCCGCTGCTGGCGCTGCTGAAAGACGGTCATGGCGGAAGCTATGCCGACGCCGCTCTGCCCCTTCAGCTTCTGACCGGTGCCGCCCTGCTGCGCGTGATGCTTGAACTGATGTTTCCGCTGATGCTGGCCACCGGGCAGCCCGGTATGGCGGCAAAACTCTCGGCAACAACCCTGACGCTGCTCAGCCTCGGTATTCTGTGGGCCGGGCTGGTCCTGCCACCGGAACAGGGCGTGATCGCCGCCGCCGCATCATGGCTTGCGATCTATCCCTGTGCCCTGCTCTGGGCATCCCGGTATGTGCACCGGCGCTGGGGCTGGTCACCGTGGATATGGCTGCACACCATGCGGGGGTCTGTGGAGCGGGCGGCCATTCTGGTGCTGATCGTGATCGGTCTGGAAACACTCACGGGAACGGCCCCTCCCATGCTTCGGCTGGTAATGATTGCCGCCATCATCACGATTGGCTCCGTTCTGCCGCTCTCTCAGCGAAAAAAAGAGCCTTCTTCCACCTGA
- a CDS encoding glycosyltransferase family 4 protein has protein sequence MANGRPAARMKAPEPMKILFAFENPLPSREADAEVFTTTARYLSRHLDQCWLHVPISAPEGLKASETLAGMDVIRAWAPRGPGLVRHLACGLTIVLRRAFREADLVYSRNLFVTWMAVLCGKRVAFDHYRPWPDQIPPLQRWLFRLFSQRHVLIHICHSDYTRQKYLALGIHPDKLLCVHNGFEPDRLRHPVPVKDAKRALGLDPTQITAIYTGRINHKKGLPLLIEAARRLPQIRFLLVGSTGHGPIETMAAGLANVTFIPWQTEATLSRYLFAADVLVIPPSSSPLMQFGSTVLPLKLFLYLASGRPILAGDTPDVRELLEHDRNAWLCRADDIEALAEGLTTLTTDPARAHRLAQTAQADSQSLTWEARASRIATILQTKMQAPPPCSSRWTARHWRQWLGQSRQWFTHLLKTRSWVLPPRPSAPFPSPETPPHG, from the coding sequence ATGGCCAACGGTCGACCAGCCGCCAGGATGAAAGCGCCGGAGCCGATGAAAATCCTTTTTGCGTTCGAAAATCCACTGCCCAGCCGGGAAGCCGACGCCGAAGTCTTTACCACCACCGCTCGTTATCTGTCCCGGCACCTCGACCAATGCTGGCTGCATGTTCCCATCTCCGCGCCGGAGGGTTTAAAGGCCAGCGAAACCCTCGCAGGCATGGACGTTATCCGTGCATGGGCACCACGTGGACCGGGACTGGTCCGGCATCTGGCCTGTGGCCTGACGATCGTGCTGCGCCGGGCTTTCCGGGAAGCGGATCTGGTCTATTCGCGCAATCTGTTCGTCACCTGGATGGCCGTGCTGTGCGGAAAGCGCGTTGCCTTCGATCATTACCGCCCTTGGCCAGACCAGATCCCTCCTTTGCAGCGATGGTTGTTTCGGCTGTTCTCCCAACGCCATGTCCTGATCCATATCTGTCATTCCGACTATACACGGCAAAAATATCTGGCGCTGGGGATACACCCGGACAAACTGCTCTGCGTGCATAACGGGTTCGAGCCGGACCGGCTGCGCCACCCCGTGCCGGTCAAAGATGCAAAACGCGCGCTCGGCCTCGATCCGACGCAGATCACCGCAATCTATACCGGCCGCATCAATCACAAGAAAGGATTGCCGCTGCTGATCGAGGCCGCACGCCGGCTGCCGCAGATCCGCTTTCTGCTGGTCGGCTCTACGGGCCATGGCCCGATCGAGACCATGGCGGCCGGTCTTGCCAATGTGACATTCATTCCGTGGCAGACGGAAGCGACCCTCTCCCGCTATCTGTTTGCTGCGGATGTGCTGGTGATTCCTCCCTCCTCCAGCCCGCTGATGCAGTTCGGCTCCACGGTACTGCCGCTGAAGCTGTTTCTGTATCTGGCCTCCGGACGGCCCATTCTGGCGGGCGATACCCCGGATGTCCGGGAATTGCTGGAGCATGATCGTAATGCATGGCTCTGCCGGGCGGACGATATCGAGGCGCTGGCAGAGGGCCTTACGACCCTGACCACCGATCCGGCGCGGGCGCACAGGCTGGCACAAACCGCTCAGGCCGATAGTCAGAGCCTGACCTGGGAGGCGCGCGCCAGCCGCATCGCCACCATCCTGCAAACAAAGATGCAGGCTCCTCCTCCATGCTCATCCCGCTGGACAGCGCGACACTGGCGTCAATGGCTCGGTCAGTCCCGACAATGGTTTACGCACCTGCTCAAGACCCGTTCATGGGTGCTGCCACCACGCCCATCCGCACCCTTTCCTTCGCCGGAAACGCCACCGCATGGATAA
- the lptF gene encoding LPS export ABC transporter permease LptF: MFRIIAGAIMAGRSTMIRVTLARCFRPFGCLLDQAFVPLIIQTYLIREIMRPFVPVLAVLAGLFGSFSAAGFLSDAVNGLLPTGSIIQMVSLKVLIALEVLIPISLYLSVLLAFGRLNSDQEITAMAALRVQPERIWRIVLSLCLAMAVVVGALSLFARPWAYARLHALSDQAHVSLNTDAMEAGTFYIGPKGNRVIFFTHRKGPEEPASGVFVQLWSPDRMEIISARQAMTLRPGSPDAKSQILLNDAHIYRFNRSGEGNDEVLDAAETVLDIQPNKAEAAAYSAVATTTSTLLGSSSPADIAELQWRFSTPVSTLLLGLLGIPMSRSKPRQSRYARFGAAILAYFSYYLLCTSARTWVQHGVVPAIPGIWWVPALLGVVLLVLLYGPRWRLALPRRSARVMR; encoded by the coding sequence ATGTTTCGGATTATAGCTGGCGCGATCATGGCCGGTCGATCAACGATGATCCGCGTGACGCTGGCCCGCTGCTTTCGCCCTTTTGGCTGCCTTCTGGATCAGGCTTTTGTACCGTTGATTATCCAGACCTACCTGATCCGTGAGATCATGCGCCCTTTCGTGCCGGTGCTGGCGGTGCTGGCAGGCTTGTTCGGCAGTTTCAGCGCGGCTGGTTTCCTGTCTGATGCGGTGAACGGTCTGTTGCCGACTGGCTCGATCATCCAGATGGTCAGCCTGAAAGTTTTAATCGCGCTGGAAGTGCTGATCCCTATTTCGCTCTATCTGTCCGTACTTCTGGCGTTCGGGCGGCTGAACAGCGATCAGGAAATAACCGCCATGGCTGCGCTGCGCGTCCAGCCGGAGCGCATATGGCGTATCGTGCTGAGCCTGTGTCTGGCTATGGCGGTGGTGGTGGGGGCCTTGTCCCTGTTTGCCAGACCATGGGCCTATGCGCGGCTGCATGCCCTGTCGGATCAGGCCCATGTGTCGCTCAATACCGATGCGATGGAGGCAGGGACTTTTTATATCGGTCCCAAAGGCAATCGGGTGATTTTCTTCACCCATCGAAAAGGGCCTGAAGAACCGGCCAGCGGTGTTTTTGTGCAGCTATGGTCGCCTGATCGGATGGAGATCATCTCCGCACGGCAGGCTATGACCCTGCGGCCGGGCTCGCCGGATGCAAAATCGCAAATCCTGTTGAATGACGCTCATATTTATCGTTTCAACCGCTCCGGTGAGGGAAACGACGAGGTGCTGGATGCGGCTGAGACCGTTCTCGATATCCAGCCGAACAAGGCTGAGGCCGCGGCTTACAGCGCTGTCGCGACCACGACCTCCACTTTGCTTGGATCATCCAGTCCGGCGGATATTGCCGAGCTTCAGTGGCGTTTTTCCACGCCAGTTTCCACTTTACTGCTTGGGCTGCTGGGAATCCCGATGAGCCGTTCAAAGCCGCGCCAAAGCCGCTATGCGCGTTTTGGAGCCGCGATTCTGGCGTATTTCAGCTATTATCTATTGTGCACCTCGGCTCGGACATGGGTGCAACATGGGGTTGTGCCCGCTATCCCCGGCATTTGGTGGGTACCGGCGCTGCTGGGTGTGGTTCTGTTGGTCCTGCTGTATGGGCCACGCTGGCGACTTGCGCTTCCCCGCCGCAGTGCTCGGGTTATGAGATGA
- the lptG gene encoding LPS export ABC transporter permease LptG translates to MKKERYAAMAALKAVGLSALALTALFSLLEFVQQLASVGQGRYGMLDAAIYVTLTIPYRLLQVVPVSMLIGTLLGLGGLARNGELTALGGLGMSERRIILSVIAVSIPLMVILFLMAQFVIPPAQREAQTWRSNALPDTTALRNQDSFWAYGDRHFLNIQHFEHHDEPYNIDIFSFAPNGELHRYLHAQSADILPNDRWVLHDVLRRTLVDGQLRKDHLDRLDWTPFLTPQQTQFLRLRPDAMPPLALWRYVHSLKQRGLQAIRYEQELWAKISIPLTMMAMVIAATPFVFGGGRVQNTGAFIALGAAIGVVFTLVQQISGHLDVLLNLNPAVTALTPPVLLMWLGIDLFYRRQR, encoded by the coding sequence ATGAAGAAAGAGCGCTACGCGGCGATGGCGGCTTTAAAAGCGGTCGGTCTTTCCGCTCTCGCACTGACGGCCTTGTTCAGCCTGCTGGAATTTGTGCAGCAACTGGCCTCTGTCGGACAGGGGCGTTACGGTATGCTCGATGCCGCGATTTACGTTACCCTGACCATACCTTACCGATTGTTGCAGGTCGTTCCTGTCTCCATGCTGATCGGAACGCTGCTGGGGCTGGGCGGCCTTGCCCGCAATGGAGAGCTGACCGCGCTGGGCGGCCTCGGCATGTCAGAGCGACGGATTATCCTGTCGGTGATCGCTGTTTCCATACCGCTGATGGTTATTCTGTTTCTGATGGCCCAGTTTGTGATTCCACCAGCACAGAGAGAAGCGCAGACATGGCGCAGCAATGCGCTGCCGGATACCACGGCCCTTCGCAACCAGGACAGTTTCTGGGCTTACGGGGACAGGCATTTTCTCAATATTCAGCATTTCGAACATCATGATGAACCTTATAATATCGACATATTCTCCTTTGCACCGAATGGAGAACTGCATCGTTATCTGCATGCGCAAAGCGCCGATATTCTGCCGAATGATCGCTGGGTTCTGCATGATGTACTGAGGAGAACTCTTGTGGATGGGCAACTCCGCAAAGATCATCTGGATCGTCTGGACTGGACACCGTTTCTGACTCCGCAGCAGACTCAGTTCTTGCGCTTGAGGCCGGACGCAATGCCGCCGCTTGCATTATGGCGCTATGTACACAGTCTGAAGCAGCGGGGCTTGCAGGCTATACGCTATGAGCAGGAGTTGTGGGCTAAAATCAGTATTCCGTTGACGATGATGGCGATGGTGATTGCGGCGACGCCTTTTGTTTTTGGCGGTGGCCGTGTGCAGAATACAGGAGCCTTCATCGCGCTGGGGGCGGCGATCGGTGTCGTGTTCACGCTTGTTCAGCAGATTTCAGGCCATCTGGATGTGCTGCTGAATCTCAATCCGGCAGTGACGGCATTAACGCCGCCTGTATTATTGATGTGGCTGGGAATTGACCTGTTTTACCGGCGCCAGAGATAG
- a CDS encoding tetratricopeptide repeat protein yields the protein MSLIIGAGGNSAGGAGASRRGPVAQGSGLVGASGQDVSSQNPATLSAHEMIIDGSQDTFMEDVIEASRTTPVLVDFWATWCGPCKQLTPVLEKAVRAAQGRIKLVKIDIDQNRSLVQQLAQLGLPVQSVPTVAAFWQGQIADLFQGAVPESEIKRFVEALLKMTGGELPGADLLAEAKRATEAGEHEMAAQFYSALIQQDVEKPEGWAGLARSLLALDQPEEAAAVLDQVPPAIAAHADIEGARSAVAVAEEGRQARARLAELQAAHEANPDDRQAAYDLSAALSAAGEREQAASLLLDIIRHDRAWNDDAARLQLLRFFDAWGQGDPATLAARRKLSALLFS from the coding sequence ATGAGCCTGATCATTGGCGCTGGAGGAAATTCTGCCGGAGGGGCAGGCGCATCCCGACGAGGCCCTGTCGCTCAAGGAAGTGGTCTGGTCGGCGCATCCGGTCAGGACGTGTCCAGTCAGAATCCCGCGACCCTCTCGGCGCATGAGATGATCATCGATGGCTCTCAGGACACGTTCATGGAAGACGTGATTGAGGCATCGCGCACCACCCCTGTGCTGGTGGATTTCTGGGCCACCTGGTGCGGCCCCTGCAAACAATTGACCCCGGTTCTGGAAAAAGCCGTTCGTGCGGCACAGGGGCGTATCAAGCTGGTGAAGATCGATATCGATCAGAATCGTTCTCTTGTTCAGCAGCTGGCCCAGCTCGGTCTGCCGGTGCAGTCGGTGCCGACCGTGGCGGCATTCTGGCAGGGACAGATTGCTGATCTGTTTCAGGGGGCCGTTCCAGAATCGGAAATTAAACGCTTCGTTGAAGCGCTGCTCAAGATGACGGGTGGAGAGCTGCCCGGCGCGGATCTTCTGGCCGAAGCCAAACGTGCGACCGAGGCAGGCGAGCATGAGATGGCGGCCCAGTTCTACTCCGCCTTGATCCAGCAGGATGTGGAAAAGCCGGAAGGCTGGGCCGGACTGGCCCGTAGCCTGCTGGCGCTGGATCAGCCGGAGGAGGCCGCCGCTGTGCTGGATCAGGTTCCCCCCGCGATTGCGGCGCATGCAGACATCGAAGGTGCGCGCTCCGCTGTTGCGGTGGCTGAAGAAGGCCGTCAGGCCCGTGCCAGACTGGCTGAGTTGCAGGCCGCTCATGAGGCCAACCCCGATGATCGGCAGGCCGCCTATGATCTCTCTGCGGCGTTGTCCGCGGCCGGAGAACGGGAGCAGGCGGCCTCCCTGCTGCTGGACATCATCCGGCATGATCGCGCCTGGAACGATGATGCAGCGCGTCTGCAATTGTTGCGCTTTTTCGATGCATGGGGACAGGGCGATCCGGCTACCCTCGCAGCGAGGCGGAAACTCTCCGCATTGCTGTTCAGCTGA